The following coding sequences lie in one Montipora foliosa isolate CH-2021 chromosome 11, ASM3666993v2, whole genome shotgun sequence genomic window:
- the LOC137975284 gene encoding uncharacterized protein, whose product METLIMEKSLNSTRNFKLPPIQGAVPAANIIRQPYDSWPHVDKQRSTASSPRHRSTLKTRKVIQVASDHFPGTYRSPQNHSLTNSTVERRLLNRAIENEKKKKLNLDFAPLVHQFPRTYNVLPPIHKDLRPIGLETGTTISHNDFSKPDIEYESPAENSRRDDKQKLSEGLKPEDKSASRGFDLKNNPSNSRKRQRVESERLDKETGERKPSATTILFLKGKRRGRRLGVCLENEPTLINVAEQLKEIFLRKNMEEMYLI is encoded by the coding sequence ATGGAGACGTTGATAATGGAGAAATCGCTGAACTCCACGCGAAATTTTAAACTTCCTCCCATTCAGGGAGCTGTACCAGCCGCAAATATTATTCGTCAACCTTACGATTCATGGCCTCACGTTGACAAGCAGCGATCGACGGCTTCTTCTCCAAGACACAGGTCCacattaaaaacaagaaaagttaTTCAAGTCGCTTCCGATCATTTCCCTGGCACATACAGAAGCCCACAAAACCACAGCTTGACAAATTCAACGGTTGAACGCCGTTTGCTAAATCGGGCGATTGAGaacgaaaaaaagaagaaactgaATTTGGACTTCGCACCCCTGGTTCATCAATTTCCTCGAACATACAATGTTCTTCCCCCGATTCATAAAGACCTGAGGCCGATCGGCTTAGAAACAGGCACTACAATATCACATAACGACTTCAGTAAACCAGATATTGAATATGAATCACCAGCTGAAAATTCAAGGCGCGACGATAAACAAAAACTAAGTGAAGGCCTGAAACCCGAGGATAAGAGTGCCAGTAGAGGTTTTGATTTGAAAAACAATCCTTCAAACTCTAGAAAAAGACAGCGCGTTGAGAGTGAACGTTTAGATAAAGAAACGGGAGAAAGAAAACCGAGCGCGACAACAATTTTATTCTTAAAGGGAAAGCGACGAGGTCGAAGACTTGGTGTGTGTCTCGAAAACGAACCAACTTTAATCAATGTGGCAGAACAACTCAAGGAGATTTTTC
- the LOC137976288 gene encoding E3 ubiquitin-protein ligase rnf146-like, with protein sequence MAEAVDRATEIQTEISDPSQETDKPSSEGLIEEQVAQNVEEVDYQPDCPVCLQSSFYPVKLPCGHIFCFLCIKGVVLRSRRCALCRHSVAVDYLDNPTLIKVVDKTVRDKEALKSEEEQVDGSQVQEFVWYYEGRNGWWTYDEKTSADVEKAFKNGQRSCTLLIAGFLYVIDFENMFQTRKNEPGRRRRIKRDKRDVESKGVAGIRVPPSSRRPTAVLNRTADSSSADKANNTENQSEVEHSTTGVSDEIHSPTGQNVGDSAADTGVEEIVSRISDEPNSKE encoded by the exons ATGGCGGAAGCTGTCGATCGAGCGACTGAAATCCAAACAGAAATTTCAGATCCCTCGCAAGAGACAGATAAACCATCGAGCGAAG GGCTGATTGAAGAACAAGTTGCTCAAAATGTAGAAGAAGTCGACTATCAGCCAGATTGTCCAGTCTGTTTACAATCGTCTTTTTATCCCGTCAAACTTCCGTGCGGCcatattttctgttttctatgcATCAAAGGTGTCGTTTTGCGAAGCCGAAGATGCGCATTATGCCGTCATTCCGTCGCTGTAGACTATCTTGACAACCCGACACTTATTAAAGTTGTTGATAAAACTGTCAGGGATAAAGAGGCCTTAAAATCCGAAGAGGAACAGGTCGACGGAAGCCAGGTTCAAGAGTTTGTGTGGTACTATGAGGGACGAAACGGATGGTGGACGTATGACGAGAAAACTTCAGCTGATGTCGAAAAAGCTTTTAAGAATGGACAGAGATCGTGCACACTTCTGATCGCCGGGTTTCTGTATGTCATAGACTTTGAGAATATGTTTCAAACGCGAAAGAACGAACCAGGAAGGAGACGTAGAATCAAACGGGACAAGCGTGATGTTGAAAGCAAAGGTGTCGCAGGAATCCGCGTTCCCCCCTCGTCACGACGACCAACGGCTGTTCTTAATCGAACAGCAGACTCCTCAAGCGCTGATAAGGCAAATAACACGGAAAATCAAAGCGAGGTTGAACATTCCACGACAGGAGTGTCCGACGAGATTCACTCCCCAACTGGTCAAAATGTAGGAGATTCTGCAGCAGATACTGGGGTGGAGGAGATAGTTTCAAG gaTATCAGATGAACCAAATTCAAAAGAGTGA
- the LOC137976290 gene encoding 1-acyl-sn-glycerol-3-phosphate acyltransferase epsilon-like, whose product MINALHHLQILRFAVPATIVLGVAPQYFCIWLALRFLSLPFPRRCFERGDEFFYDTYQSLICFFYETCSGAEVIFYGDPIPWDKQENVIILCNHQSSVDWIVSDFIGIRQGSLGRLRYILKSGLKYLPLYGFYFAQHSCIYVKRSGAKDKEHIARKLKQMKELNMPMWLVIFPEGTRYSVENKKVIEDSQNYAAEQGLPVLSQVLTPRTKAAEASFEVLCPDYLDAVYDLTIAYSNDYKSTVPRRQAPNMTDFLIKRGHKVHVYCRRHAAQDLPCGNEETKQWIHKSFVEKDRILNRFYNEGGQMPGVPRRRRLPWMRTFPSFVFFVAALLPFLVTKWGRSAYWKMWLLSSFGTVSYMMLFFGKVQR is encoded by the exons ATGATAAATGCGCTGCATCACTTGCAGATTCTGCGTTTTGCAGTTCCTGCCACAATAGTTTTAGGAGTTGCACCTCAGTACTTCTGTATATGGCTTGCTTTACGGTTTCTCTCTCTCCCTTTTCCTCGACGATGTTTCGAGCGTGGTGATGAATTTTTCTACGACACGTACCAATCACTTATTTGCTTCTTTTACGAGACTTGCTCTGGAGCAGAG GTAATTTTTTATGGTGACCCAATTCCTTGGGATAAGCAAGAAAATGTCATCATATTGTGCAACCATCAAAGTTCAG TGGATTGGATAGTCTCAGATTTCATTGGTATCAGACAAGGTTCATTAGGAAGACTAAGATACATTTTGAAGAGTGGACTAAAATATTTGCCATTGTATGGATTTTACTTTGCCCAG CATTCTTGTATATATGTAAAGAGAAGTGGAGCAAAGGATAAAGAACATATCGCAAG GAAACTTAAGCAGATGAAGGAGCTGAATATGCCT atGTGGTTGGTGATATTTCCTGAGGGTACACGCTATAGTGTCGAGAATAAAAAAGTTATTGAAGACAGTCAAAATTATGCTGCTGAACAAG GTCTGCCAGTACTATCACAAGTTCTGACACCAAGAACAAAAGCTGCTGAG GCAAGCTTTGAAGTTTTGTGTCCTGATTACCTGGATGCAGTCTATGATCTTACTATTGCTTATAGCAATGATTACAAGAGTACTGTACCTCGGAGACAAGCACCAAATATGACAG ATTTTCTTATCAAAAGGGGACACAAAGTACATGTGTATTGTCGCCGTCATGCAGCTCAGGATCTTCCATGT GGGAATGAAGAAACTAAGCAATGGATTCATAAAAGCTTTGTAGAAAAAGACAG GATTTTGAACAGGTTCTACAATGAAGGAGGTCAAATGCCTGGAGTGCCACGAAGGAGAAGATTACCATGGATGAGAACTTTCCCATCCTTTGTGTTTTTTGTGGCGGCATTATTGCCATTTCTGGTGACCAAATGGGGACGTTCTGCATACTGGAAAATGTGGCTCTTGTCTAGTTTTGGAACAGTGTCTTACATGATGCTGTTCTTTGGAAAAGTGCAAAGGTGA
- the LOC137977504 gene encoding uncharacterized protein, which yields MAVAFANIFMAEIETKLINQSNTKPIKWKRYIDDIFSLWDSNIKEINLFIKQANNFHPTIKFTAEISEIEITFLDTIISKGERFRNESILDIRTHYKLTETFQYTHFTSSHPPGVKKGFIKGEALRLLRTNSSETAFNDSITNFKSRLIARGYPQKMIQTTLSEVNFAGRQSALQQKAKARKQILPFVTTYHPSVGNLKNILMLNWDLIQNQPLLNTIFKNPPILSYRRGKSLSDRLVKAKL from the exons ATGGCAGTTGCATTTGCCAACATCTTCATGGCGGAAATAGAAACAAAATTGATAAACCAAAGCAACACAAAACCAATAAAGTGGAAACGTtacattgacgacattttcTCATTGTGGGATTCCAACATAAAGGAAATAAACCTGTTCATAAAACAAGCTAACAACTTCCACCCCACAATCAAATTCACGGCTGAAATCTCAGAGATAGAAATAACATTTCTCGACACAATCATATCTAAAGGAGAAAGATTCAGAAACGAATCGATCCTTGACATCCGAACACATTACAAGctgactgaaacctttcagtacacACATTTTACCTCGAGCCACCCaccaggcgttaaaaaaggttTTATTAAAGGAGAAGCCCTTAGACTccttagaacaaactcttctgaGACAGCCTTTAATGACAGTATCACCAATTTTAAATCGCGCCTCATTGCGCGCGGCTATCCTCAAAAGATGATACAAACAACGTTATCAGAAGTCAACTTCGCCGGAAGACAGTCGGCACtccaacaaaaagcaaaagcacGGAAACAAATCTTGCCATTTGTCACAACATACCACCCATCGGTGGGTAACCTTAAAAATATACTCATg cTAAACTGGGACTtaatacaaaatcagcctttgCTGAACACTATCTTCAAGAATCCGCCCATCCTATCGTACAGAAGAGGTAAATCTCTTTCAGACAGGCTAGTTAAAGCTAAGTTATGA